The DNA region CGGGCAGCCGCGCCGAATCCGCGGCCCGGTGCCGTCGGTTGTGCCCGCGCTGAGTTCATCCGCGTTTTTTGGATGAGGATTATCGGTCGTTTCAAGCTGATAAGGCGGGGAGAAAGGCCCACATCAGAGCCGCGGGCCGGTGCCGATCGTCGCGCCCGCGCTGAGTTCATCCGCGTTTGGATGAGGACGATCGGCCTCTCCAAGCCGATGACAACGGGAGTGTGGCCGCATCAGATCCGCGGCCCGGTACCGATCATCGCGCCCGCGCTGAGTTCATCCGCGTTTTCGGGATGGAGATGATTGGCCGTCCCGGCTGATGGACGGCCCACGCACCACCTGCCGCGCGTCTGTTTACAGAGCCGGCCAACCGCAGCGCAGATGGCGCGGCAGACGACACGAAAGGCAGCCGGTCCGGCCGATCCTCATCCGCGTGAGCCGCACCTGGCCTGGCGCCGCGACGAGATCGCGCGCACCAGACACGGCGCGGTGCCCGGCGACAATCGCGCGGATGCCCGCGTGCGGTTGCCGAAACGTGAATTCAGTGCTATTATCTCCTGCTCCCCCGCAACGCGGGGGAGTTGTTTTTTACCAAACCTGCTCCGCGCGCACCGGCGCGGGGCCTCCTGTCCAAAGGGAATGGTGACCTTGAGGGACTACGAGATCGTGTACATTTTCGGCCCTGCGCTTGAAGAAGAGCAGGTAACCGAGCGGCTGGACCGCTTCCATGGGCTGCTTACGGGCACCAATGGCGGCGAGATCACCGCGACGGACCACTGGGGACGCCGCCAGCTGGCGTACGAAGTGGAAGGCCAGACCAGCGGCTACTACGTCGTGGAGCACTTCCGCGCGCCCGGCGAGGCGCTGCCCGAGTTTGAGCGGGCGCTGAAGCTTGACGAGAACGTTCTCCGCTACCTTGTGGTGGTGAACGAGGGCGACCTGCCCACCACGCCGGTGCCGCCCCGCGAGCGCCGCGAGGACGAGTCCGAAGACGATTCGGAGGGCTGAAGACATGCGTGGACGCAAGGTTTGCCCCATGTGTGAGGGCGCCGTTCGGAATATCGACTACAAGGACGAGAAGACGCTCGGCCGCTTCATCACCGAGCGTGGCAAGATTCTGCCGCGCCGGATCAGCGGCATGTGCGCTCGGCATCAGCGCCAGGTAGGCACCGCCATCAAGCGCGGCCGCTTCCTCGCCCTGATTCCGTACATTGCCGGTCACGAAGCGTAATCCCACAAAGGAGAAATCATCATGCAGGTGATCCTCAGGGAGCGCATCGAGGGCCTGGGCGCCGCCGGCGACGTCGTCGACGTGAAGCCCGGCTACGGCCGCAACTACCTGGTTCCGCGCGGTCTGGCGTACGAGGCCACGCAGGCCAACGTGCGCCGCATTGACGCGGAGCGCGCGGCGCAGACGCGCCGCGACACCGAGACGCTGGATTCGGCCCGCCAGGCCGCGTCCGCCATCGAAGGCGTTTCGCTGACCTTCCATGCCCGTGCGGGCCAGGAAGGCAAGCTGTTCGGATCCATCACCTCGGCCGACATCGCCGAGAAGCTGGCCGAGCAGGGCGTTCAGATCGACCGCCGCACCATCGAGCTCGAGGAGCCCATCAAGG from Longimicrobium terrae includes:
- the rpsF gene encoding 30S ribosomal protein S6; translated protein: MRDYEIVYIFGPALEEEQVTERLDRFHGLLTGTNGGEITATDHWGRRQLAYEVEGQTSGYYVVEHFRAPGEALPEFERALKLDENVLRYLVVVNEGDLPTTPVPPRERREDESEDDSEG
- the rpsR gene encoding 30S ribosomal protein S18 is translated as MRRAEDMRGRKVCPMCEGAVRNIDYKDEKTLGRFITERGKILPRRISGMCARHQRQVGTAIKRGRFLALIPYIAGHEA
- the rplI gene encoding 50S ribosomal protein L9, yielding MQVILRERIEGLGAAGDVVDVKPGYGRNYLVPRGLAYEATQANVRRIDAERAAQTRRDTETLDSARQAASAIEGVSLTFHARAGQEGKLFGSITSADIAEKLAEQGVQIDRRTIELEEPIKALGVTSVPVRLHPQVRPEIKVWVIASED